The segment CGGCGGAACTTGCCATCGCCTACTGGAAGCTCAAGGTCCCTGAAAGTATCGCGAGGACGCCAGGAAGGCAGGTATCAGCATCAATGGGGGGTCCAACGGTTCAGATGCGCGCGTGGCACAGTCGAACCTCTGGAAGGGCACGATCACCCCGGAGCTTGTAAAGAATGTGAAAGATGGAACCATCGACCTGGATCGGCTCGCCACGCTGGGGGTTGGCGACACTATGCGCGAAGGTGGCCACGGCAAAGGAATAGAGCAGCTACAGATCGAACTCCGACAGCTGGGATATGCCGACGATCATGGCAGGCCGTTGCACCCGGACGGTGACTTCGGCCCGGCAACACTCAGCGCGGTCAAAGCGTTCCAGAGGGACCACAGTTTGCTGGACGATGGCATCGCCGGCACCGGGACCAATCAGGCACTTCAGCACGAGGCCATCCGGCACATCAGCCTGCAAGAATCCGCCTTGCAGGCGATAGCCATGGACAACCCGCAACATCCGGGCTATCCCCTGTTCAAGCAATCGCTCGCCTGTGTCGGGAAGCTCGACCAGGCCCAGGGCCGTGCGACGAACTTCCAGAGCTACAACCTTTCTGGCGTGCTGGCTTTGGCGGCAAGGCGCGAGGGGCTGGAGCGGATCGATCATGTGGTGCTGAGCGATGACGCCACCCGGGCGATCGCGGTGCAAGGCGATCTGCGCTCCCCGTTGCGACGACTGGCCGATGTAGATGTGCTCGCCGGTGTCAACACACCGCTTGCGCAGAGCAGTACGGACTGGACGCAGTTCCAGTCGCCGGGATGGGCCGTGCAGGCGCCCTCCCCGTTGATGCAGACGGCAGATGTGCAGGCGCCGCAGCCGGCAATGCAGCGTTGAGACGGAAAGGCCTGGCATTGCCGGGCCTTTGTTCTCCTGCCGGGGGGGCGCCGTCGGGTGGCACCAGAGCGCACCCCTCTGCCGGCATCGGTATCGCCAACCTGCGCGCCAGCCTTATGAGATCAGCCTCAGGCCCTCGCGCGGAAAGGCGAACACATCCCCTCCTTCGGCTCAACCGCCCGGCTTCCCCTTCGCCGCCGGCGCCATCATCTTCCTGCGCGCCGCGCGGAACGGACTGTCGGAGTACCACTGCGGCCACACGCCGGTGCGGCTCAGTTCGCGACCGAGGTCGTAGAGCGCCTGGGTGTCTTCGAGGATGCCCGAGTAGTCCCAGTTCGGATTGAACACGTCGTTAGTCGTGTGGTAGCGGTGCGCGGTGTAATCCTCGGC is part of the Dyella thiooxydans genome and harbors:
- a CDS encoding peptidoglycan-binding domain-containing protein, which translates into the protein MAQSNLWKGTITPELVKNVKDGTIDLDRLATLGVGDTMREGGHGKGIEQLQIELRQLGYADDHGRPLHPDGDFGPATLSAVKAFQRDHSLLDDGIAGTGTNQALQHEAIRHISLQESALQAIAMDNPQHPGYPLFKQSLACVGKLDQAQGRATNFQSYNLSGVLALAARREGLERIDHVVLSDDATRAIAVQGDLRSPLRRLADVDVLAGVNTPLAQSSTDWTQFQSPGWAVQAPSPLMQTADVQAPQPAMQR